Proteins encoded by one window of Haliotis asinina isolate JCU_RB_2024 chromosome 6, JCU_Hal_asi_v2, whole genome shotgun sequence:
- the LOC137286541 gene encoding uncharacterized protein encodes MCAAESIPLPGSATKAVVCAQSFHWFSYRHVLDEIRRVMVNGGKLILIWNKKDWSVPWINEIQSYIMTLDETKPSQNVGGYLPWREVFQDYTGFKDEEYVKLPGVEFKGNQNFVVDHMSSISVLAGLTGERSRQALDAIRAILQKHPETRDNDSIQIPFTTEIYIYTCHKTV; translated from the exons ATGTGTGCAGCTGAATCTATACCGTTACCTGGCAGCGCAACTAAG GCTGTGGTTTGTGCCCAGAGTTTCCACTGGTTTTCGTACAGACATGTCCTGGACGAAATACGACGCGTGATGGTGAATGGAGGGAAGCTAA TTCTGATCTGGAACAAGAAAGACTGGTCGGTGCCGTGGATAAATGAAATACAAAGCTACATCATGACACTAGATGAAACAAAGCCCTCGCAAAATGTTGGCGGATATCTTCCCTGGAGGGAAGTATTCCAAGATTACACCGGATTCAAAGACGAAGAGTATGTCAAACTACCAGGAGTTGAGTTTAAG GGTAATCAGAATTTCGTTGTGGATCACATGTCGTCCATTAGTGTACTGGCGGGTCTCACTGGCGAGCGCTCCCGACAAGCCCTGGATGCCATCCGGGCTATCCTTCAGAAACACCCGGAAACCAGGGACAACGATTCCATTCAGATACCATTCACAACTGAAATATACATCTACACCTGTCATAAGACGGTCTAA
- the LOC137287553 gene encoding uncharacterized protein encodes MGVRKLGYLPPSTAEVSQAYQDCGQPGITGTPRYNANRRRVQFANQAEDRNPLEQQFLKRVNENVRNHFDDVDFPESEVPVKTAYTYSNSVRKHPQKISQVKVQDFLSACEVEVDRQKKRRCQKPDFLRVEPPECEPGDDCVPCQVQQLKRDLRRRHPTGHWPDCKLCYRYRSHRTTMKEMADTQSKVIPVCKQAVLKDKLGVKTPPPPPASVMAILASPGATPSPISHGTPDSEYDTEKRDQLIKKFIPKPKVIHYECQPRDRVFFYTEETASQGIVHQPYLFQKRQLVLTNGKKKSKKASDPTYTVSQLGLVFTIPEHNPALPERHPSPPMRNWNKNTVLPPISVHKVERDAMDINHPDVDTAG; translated from the exons ATGGGTGTAAGGAAGCTGGGTTACCTGCCTCCGTCTACAGCTGAGGTAAGCCAGGCTTACCAAGATTGTGGCCAACCGGGGATAACCGGCACACCCCGCTATAACGCCAACAGACGCCGGGTACAGTTTGCTAACCAGGCCGAGGACAGGAATCCACTGGAACAACAGTTTCTCAAAAG GGTAAACGAAAATGTTCGGAATCATTTTGACGATGTTGATTTCCCTGAGAGTGAGGTTCCAGTCAAGACAGCATATACGTACTCCAACTCAGTCCGTAAACATCCCCAGAAGATCTCTCAG GTGAAAGTGCAGGACTTCCTGTCGGCCTGTGAGGTGGAGGTAGACCGACAGAAGAAGCGGCGCTGTCAAAAACCCGACTTCCTCCGCGTCGAGCCCCCTGAGTGTGAACCTGGGGACGACTGTGTCCCCTGTCAGGTACAGCAGCTGAAGAGGGATCTTCGTCGACGACACCCCACGGGACACTGGCCCGACTGTAAACTCTGTTACAG ATACCGCAGTCACCGTACCACCATGAAGGAAATGGCAGATACTCAGTCCAAGGTGATCCCTGTGTGTAAACAGGCGGTCCTCAAGGACAAGCTTGGAGTGAAGACACCTCCCCCTCCTCCAGCGTCCGTCATGGCCATACTTGCCTCCCCCGGGGCCACGCCCTCCCCGATTTCCCACGGGACACCGGACTCCGAGTACGACACGGAGAAAAGGGATCAGCTGATCAAGAAGTTCATCCCAAAACCCAAGGTCATTCACTACGAGTGCCAGCCACGGGATCGAGTGTTCTTCTACACGGAGGAGACAGCCTCCCAGGGCATTGTGCATCAGCCCTACCTGTTCCAGAAGCGTCAGCTTGTCCTTACCAACGGGAAGAAGAAGTCCAAGAAGGCGTCCGACC CTACGTATACTGTCTCCCAACTCGGCCTCGTCTTCACCATCCCTGAGCACAACCCCGCCCTCCCAGAGCGGCACCCTAGTCCACCCATGAGGAACTGGAACAAGAATACCGTCCTTCCTCCAATCAGTGTCCACAAGGTGGAACGAGATGCCATGGACATCAACCACCCGGATGTAGACACGGCGGGGTGA
- the LOC137287540 gene encoding hormonally up-regulated neu tumor-associated kinase homolog: protein MTTIQRLCGEHFVPTDKPKKVGSYILGKIIGEGRQSTVREAIHQDLNEKVAVKSILKYPFRKGDTQKQCFRREVDSLRCLRHPNVVMLYETMETTRHMYLVMELVKGPTLAMVLKRRGPLYDEDTRTIMTQLSSAVAHLHHNDVIHRDIKPANIIVHKENKHITLIDFGLSTRCHEDSPLTRQCGTPIYTAPEVYSGARYGPPVDVWSLGVILFEMLTGKPPFVSDRPRSMTQLYGCILKTVVVPHSLQQDCADLLKSLLTVDPLSRPTSRQVLDHPWIRRDNEHMSGTGSGRGVSSSIRDYSEKQCSSQLRQSKTDFHQQCESVLL from the exons ATGACTACAATACAGAGACTGTGCGGAGAACACTTTGTTCCTACAGACAAACCTAAGAAGGTGGGAAGTTATATTTTGGGGAAGATTATTGGAGAAGGCCGACAGTCTACGGTCAGAGAAGCTATCCACCAGGATCTCAATGAAAAG GTGGCTGTGAAATCCATCCTCAAGTACCCGTTCAGGAAAGGAGACACACAGAAACAATGTTTCCGCCGCGAAGTTGACAGTCTGCGTTGTCTTCGGCACCCTAACGTCGTGATGCTGTATGAGACGATGGAGACAACAAGACACATGTACCTCGTCATGGAACTAGTTAAGGGGCCAACACTTGCCATGGTGCTGAAACGCAG GGGTCCCCTCTATGACGAGGACACGAGGACGATCATGACGCAGCTGTCGTCGGCTGTCGCACACTTACATCATAACGACGTCATTCATCG GGACATCAAACCCGCCAACATCATAGTCCacaaagaaaataaacacaTCACGCTTATTG ACTTCGGTTTGAGTACACGGTGCCATGAAGATTCCCCTCTTACCCGGCAGTGTGGGACCCCGATCTATACGGCACCTGAGGTGTACTCGGGAGCTCGGTATGGACCGCCAGTCGACGTCTGGAGTTT AGGTGTCATTCTATTTGAAATGCTGACTGGAAAACCTCCGTTTGTGTCGGACCGGCCAAGGAGCATGACGCAACTCTACGGGTGTATACTGAAGACAGTCGTCGTGCCACACAGCCTTCAGCAAG ATTGTGCCGATCTCCTGAAGTCCCTCCTCACCGTCGACCCGCTCAGTCGGCCAACAAGTCGTCAGGTCCTGGATCATCCCTGGATACGTCGAGACAATGAGCACATGTCGGGTACTGGAAGTGGAAGGGGTGTAAGCTCCAGTATTCGCGATTATTCTGAAAAACAATGCTCATCACAGTTACGTCAAAGCAAAACAGACTTTCATCAACAATGTGAGAGTGTTCTGTTGTGA